The following are encoded in a window of Oncorhynchus masou masou isolate Uvic2021 chromosome 17, UVic_Omas_1.1, whole genome shotgun sequence genomic DNA:
- the LOC135558812 gene encoding serine/arginine-rich splicing factor 11-like isoform X2 — translation MNCTTNVVQVTNVSPSTTSEQMRMLFGFLGTIEELKLFPPDESPLPVTSRVCFVKFKESESVGVSQHLTNTVFVDRALIVVPFAEGVIPEEAKALSLLAPANAVAGILPGGGLLPTPNPMSNPQMGGNPFGGPSLEAMAAFGFPNPNMNMNPQSFPTDQLLKFMSQVDPKMNHMGVGMNMNINMNPGLKADSSNKEIEEAMKRVREAQSLISAAIEPGNKESKRKHSRSRSRSRRRRSRSRSRHRRSKSRSRRRSHSRNRRRSKSPRRRSGRSHSKDRSRPSPSKSRDRKKEERDKKRSKTPPKSYSTARRSRSIDRKRRRTRSASRSPKKSPKRKVSRTPSPRRHKKEKKRDKEREKDRERRSDKDRSRDERKEKKERSKDKEKEREKTDGEKGDVKTSLQVTRDYDEEEQGYDSEKERERLDKKDSDQDSGAQSPHSVEGNGTGLSKVNGDDHREEDDMDVSD, via the exons ATGAATTGTACCACGAACGTAGTGCAGGTGACGAACGTGTCGCCAAGCACAACATCCGAGCAGATGCGAATGCTGTTCGGGTTTCTTGGAACCATTGAAGAACTCAAATTGTTTCCACCAGA TGAGTCGCCTCTGCCAGTGACGTCGCGTGTGTGTTTTGTGAAGTTCAAAGAGTCCGAGTCCGTGGGGGTGTCTCAACATCTGACCAACACAGTCTTCGTGGATAGGGCGCTGATCGTCGTCCCTTTTGCCGAAG GCGTTATCCCGGAGGAGGCTAAAGCTTTGTCACTGCTGGCGCCAGCAAATGCTGTTGCAGGGATTCTGCCCGGAGGAGGTCTCCTTCCAACACCAAACCCCATGTCTAATCCACAG atGGGTGGCAATCCTTTCGGCGGTCCCTCCTTGGAAGCGATGGCAGCGTTCGGGTTTCCAAACCCCAATATGAATATGAACCCCCAG TCATTTCCCACTGACCAGCTTCTGAAGTTTATGTCGCAGGTGGATCCAAA AATGAACCACATGGGTGTAGGGATGAACATGAACATCAACATGAATCCGGGCCTGAAGGCAGACTCTTCCAACAAAGAGATAGAAGAGGCCATGAAGAGGGTCAGAGAGGCTCAGTCACTCATCTCTGCTGCCATCGAGCCTGGGA ACAAGGAGAGCAAGAGGAAGCACTCACGTTCCAGGTCCAGGTCTAGACGCAGAAGGTCCCGTTCTCGCTCCAGACACAG GCGTTCAAAGAGCAGGTCAAGGCGACGCTCGCACTCCAGGAACAGGAGGCGCTCCAAGAGCCCCCGAAGGAGGAGTGGGCGGTCCCACTCCAAAGACCGGAGCAGACCATCACCAAGCAAGTCCAG GGATAGGAAGAAGGAGGAGCGGGATAAAAAGCGCTCCAAAACACCTCCGAaaagctacagtactgccaggAGGTCTCGCAGTATCGATCG AAAGCGGAGAAGGACTCGCAGTGCCAGCCGATCTCCTAAGAAATCCCCCAAGAGGAAAGTCTCCAGGACTCCCTCTCCTAGAAG ACataagaaggagaagaagagggacaaggaaagagagaaggaccgTGAGCGCAGGAGCGATAAAGACCGCAGTCGGGATGAAAGGAaggaaaagaaagaaaggagTAAAGACAAAGAAAAGGAAAGGGAGAAAACTGACGGGGAGAAAGGAGATGTGAAG ACGTCTTTGCAGGTCACCAGAGACTATGATGAGGAAGAGCAGGGCTACGacagtgagaaggagagggagaggctggacaAGAAAGATTCCGACCAGGACTCTGGAGCCCAGTCTCCTCACTCGGTGGAAGGCAATGGCACTGGGCTTTCCAAAGTCAACGGAGACGACCACCGTGAAGAGGATGACATGGATGTCAGTGATTGA
- the LOC135558812 gene encoding serine/arginine-rich splicing factor 11-like isoform X1, which produces MNCTTNVVQVTNVSPSTTSEQMRMLFGFLGTIEELKLFPPDESPLPVTSRVCFVKFKESESVGVSQHLTNTVFVDRALIVVPFAEGVIPEEAKALSLLAPANAVAGILPGGGLLPTPNPMSNPQVGLLPTPNPMSYPQMGGNPFGGPSLEAMAAFGFPNPNMNMNPQSFPTDQLLKFMSQVDPKMNHMGVGMNMNINMNPGLKADSSNKEIEEAMKRVREAQSLISAAIEPGNKESKRKHSRSRSRSRRRRSRSRSRHRRSKSRSRRRSHSRNRRRSKSPRRRSGRSHSKDRSRPSPSKSRDRKKEERDKKRSKTPPKSYSTARRSRSIDRKRRRTRSASRSPKKSPKRKVSRTPSPRRHKKEKKRDKEREKDRERRSDKDRSRDERKEKKERSKDKEKEREKTDGEKGDVKTSLQVTRDYDEEEQGYDSEKERERLDKKDSDQDSGAQSPHSVEGNGTGLSKVNGDDHREEDDMDVSD; this is translated from the exons ATGAATTGTACCACGAACGTAGTGCAGGTGACGAACGTGTCGCCAAGCACAACATCCGAGCAGATGCGAATGCTGTTCGGGTTTCTTGGAACCATTGAAGAACTCAAATTGTTTCCACCAGA TGAGTCGCCTCTGCCAGTGACGTCGCGTGTGTGTTTTGTGAAGTTCAAAGAGTCCGAGTCCGTGGGGGTGTCTCAACATCTGACCAACACAGTCTTCGTGGATAGGGCGCTGATCGTCGTCCCTTTTGCCGAAG GCGTTATCCCGGAGGAGGCTAAAGCTTTGTCACTGCTGGCGCCAGCAAATGCTGTTGCAGGGATTCTGCCCGGAGGAGGTCTCCTTCCAACACCAAACCCCATGTCTAATCCACAGGTAGGACTTCTCCCAACACCAAACCCCATGTCCTATCCACAG atGGGTGGCAATCCTTTCGGCGGTCCCTCCTTGGAAGCGATGGCAGCGTTCGGGTTTCCAAACCCCAATATGAATATGAACCCCCAG TCATTTCCCACTGACCAGCTTCTGAAGTTTATGTCGCAGGTGGATCCAAA AATGAACCACATGGGTGTAGGGATGAACATGAACATCAACATGAATCCGGGCCTGAAGGCAGACTCTTCCAACAAAGAGATAGAAGAGGCCATGAAGAGGGTCAGAGAGGCTCAGTCACTCATCTCTGCTGCCATCGAGCCTGGGA ACAAGGAGAGCAAGAGGAAGCACTCACGTTCCAGGTCCAGGTCTAGACGCAGAAGGTCCCGTTCTCGCTCCAGACACAG GCGTTCAAAGAGCAGGTCAAGGCGACGCTCGCACTCCAGGAACAGGAGGCGCTCCAAGAGCCCCCGAAGGAGGAGTGGGCGGTCCCACTCCAAAGACCGGAGCAGACCATCACCAAGCAAGTCCAG GGATAGGAAGAAGGAGGAGCGGGATAAAAAGCGCTCCAAAACACCTCCGAaaagctacagtactgccaggAGGTCTCGCAGTATCGATCG AAAGCGGAGAAGGACTCGCAGTGCCAGCCGATCTCCTAAGAAATCCCCCAAGAGGAAAGTCTCCAGGACTCCCTCTCCTAGAAG ACataagaaggagaagaagagggacaaggaaagagagaaggaccgTGAGCGCAGGAGCGATAAAGACCGCAGTCGGGATGAAAGGAaggaaaagaaagaaaggagTAAAGACAAAGAAAAGGAAAGGGAGAAAACTGACGGGGAGAAAGGAGATGTGAAG ACGTCTTTGCAGGTCACCAGAGACTATGATGAGGAAGAGCAGGGCTACGacagtgagaaggagagggagaggctggacaAGAAAGATTCCGACCAGGACTCTGGAGCCCAGTCTCCTCACTCGGTGGAAGGCAATGGCACTGGGCTTTCCAAAGTCAACGGAGACGACCACCGTGAAGAGGATGACATGGATGTCAGTGATTGA
- the LOC135558812 gene encoding serine/arginine-rich splicing factor 11-like isoform X3 codes for MSNPQVGLLPTPNPMSYPQMGGNPFGGPSLEAMAAFGFPNPNMNMNPQSFPTDQLLKFMSQVDPKMNHMGVGMNMNINMNPGLKADSSNKEIEEAMKRVREAQSLISAAIEPGNKESKRKHSRSRSRSRRRRSRSRSRHRRSKSRSRRRSHSRNRRRSKSPRRRSGRSHSKDRSRPSPSKSRDRKKEERDKKRSKTPPKSYSTARRSRSIDRKRRRTRSASRSPKKSPKRKVSRTPSPRRHKKEKKRDKEREKDRERRSDKDRSRDERKEKKERSKDKEKEREKTDGEKGDVKTSLQVTRDYDEEEQGYDSEKERERLDKKDSDQDSGAQSPHSVEGNGTGLSKVNGDDHREEDDMDVSD; via the exons ATGTCTAATCCACAGGTAGGACTTCTCCCAACACCAAACCCCATGTCCTATCCACAG atGGGTGGCAATCCTTTCGGCGGTCCCTCCTTGGAAGCGATGGCAGCGTTCGGGTTTCCAAACCCCAATATGAATATGAACCCCCAG TCATTTCCCACTGACCAGCTTCTGAAGTTTATGTCGCAGGTGGATCCAAA AATGAACCACATGGGTGTAGGGATGAACATGAACATCAACATGAATCCGGGCCTGAAGGCAGACTCTTCCAACAAAGAGATAGAAGAGGCCATGAAGAGGGTCAGAGAGGCTCAGTCACTCATCTCTGCTGCCATCGAGCCTGGGA ACAAGGAGAGCAAGAGGAAGCACTCACGTTCCAGGTCCAGGTCTAGACGCAGAAGGTCCCGTTCTCGCTCCAGACACAG GCGTTCAAAGAGCAGGTCAAGGCGACGCTCGCACTCCAGGAACAGGAGGCGCTCCAAGAGCCCCCGAAGGAGGAGTGGGCGGTCCCACTCCAAAGACCGGAGCAGACCATCACCAAGCAAGTCCAG GGATAGGAAGAAGGAGGAGCGGGATAAAAAGCGCTCCAAAACACCTCCGAaaagctacagtactgccaggAGGTCTCGCAGTATCGATCG AAAGCGGAGAAGGACTCGCAGTGCCAGCCGATCTCCTAAGAAATCCCCCAAGAGGAAAGTCTCCAGGACTCCCTCTCCTAGAAG ACataagaaggagaagaagagggacaaggaaagagagaaggaccgTGAGCGCAGGAGCGATAAAGACCGCAGTCGGGATGAAAGGAaggaaaagaaagaaaggagTAAAGACAAAGAAAAGGAAAGGGAGAAAACTGACGGGGAGAAAGGAGATGTGAAG ACGTCTTTGCAGGTCACCAGAGACTATGATGAGGAAGAGCAGGGCTACGacagtgagaaggagagggagaggctggacaAGAAAGATTCCGACCAGGACTCTGGAGCCCAGTCTCCTCACTCGGTGGAAGGCAATGGCACTGGGCTTTCCAAAGTCAACGGAGACGACCACCGTGAAGAGGATGACATGGATGTCAGTGATTGA